In Entelurus aequoreus isolate RoL-2023_Sb linkage group LG12, RoL_Eaeq_v1.1, whole genome shotgun sequence, the DNA window TTGCTTTTGAGTAGTCCCTTATTTCTGGAAAGCTCCTGTTTGTCTTTCTGGCTTGTCCCGCCCAAAACCTGGAGCTGTTCTCTTTTTCTGAGCCTGCTATTGTTTTTTCAGTTTCCATTAACATGGCTTTAGGGTCTTCATTTAATAAGATGTTTACGGGTTGTGGGATTATAGGTGTTTGAGGTGCCTGAAGGTGACTTTGAGCAGCTTTGGTCAGCAGGTTTTGCTGCCTGACCGTCTTGTCTATTGAATATTCTTCCATAAATTCTGTAGTAGGTGAAAGGCACCTTAAAAGTCTGCAGACATTTTGTGAGGGTTTAGCTGAAGGAGGTTTGGCCGGTTCGGGATCGTCCTTCGTAACTTTGGGGCACACAGTGAGAGTCTTTGAAATGCCATTTGAGGAAGCTGTGTGCTGATTGGACGTTGGAACAACGTTTGAGGCGGTATTTGTTTGGTTAGAGGACAAGTCAAAGGTCTTTGTCACACCAGAAGCCCTGATGTGGTCTTTTGATTTAAGAACTGAATTGTGTCCTGCTCTATTTTTCATGGTGGCAGCCATCTTTACTCCATTATCCATACTCCTTGATCCTAATATTTTGGGGGCTTTGGTAGCATTGGGTTCCAATGTGTTCTGAATAGTTCCATACTGCTTTGAATGTTGCTTGCCTTTTGTTTTCACCACCTTCTCGTCTTCCTTCCTGATTTTTTTCTTGTCCTGCACATCTTTAATAGTCTTTTTAGAATATTTTCCTCTTCGACTTTGGTCATCAACTTGGTCTCTTTCTTGTTTTGAGGCTTTGCTGATCTTTGGGAGGATCGAGTTCTCTCTGTGCTGTTTATGGATACTGGCTCTCAGCTCATCCAAAAACCTGAGCGGACGGAGAATTACTCAGACTTTACTAGCATGTTTTCCAATGAGGCAGCATTACCTGACATGGAAGTCGTCGTGGGTGAACACCGAATGTCCCAGCAGCTCTGAACACCGAGCTCGTTTCTCCGGATCCATCTGGAGACATTCCTAGAAGATCACAGAGATGCTGGGATGAAGTTGAAAATGTGTCTGAGCAGGTGTCTGAATAGAATACCTGAGCCAGATTCAAAGCTTTTGATGACACCAGAGGAAAGTGCTGCTCTAGAGGCATTCTGCTGAAGTGTTCTGGCAGGCTAACGCCAGAAAATGTGGGGTTCTTGTGGAATAACTCCTGGTGATGAGCTGTCAGGTCATCTACAGAGACAAAGAGAAGAGTGTAAATTGCATAGTGTGAAACATAAATATcggactaataataatataacaataatacatttattttgtaaagtGCCTTTCAAGGCACTCAAGGTCGCCGTAAATCTCATAAAAACAAAAGcagcataacattttttttttgtctaaggaacaatttaaaaaacaaagacaCTTGTGTCAGGCATAGGCCTGCCTAAACAGGTGGGTTTTGTGGTAAGTTTTAAAAGTTATTATGGAGTCATTGTTCCGAATGTCGGGTGGGAGTGAGTTCCAGAGGCAAGGTGCAGAGCGGCTGAAGGCTCTTAACCCCATAGTAGACAGGTGGGCTAATGGGACGGTCACGTTTATGGAGGAGGAAGACCTGAGGGATCGGGTAGGAATATTGGTGTCAGACAGGTGTGGCGGGTGAGGTCATGGATAGCTTTGAATGTATGGAGGAGGATCTTGTAGTTGATGTGGTGTATGATGGGAGTTGGTGAAGAACAGGGGTGATGTGACTGATGACAGGAGCTCTGGTGATTATACGGGCATCAGCGTTCTGGACAAGTTTGAGTTTATGGAGGAGTTTGTAGGGGAGACCAAAGAGTAGAGAGCTGCAAAAATCCAGGATGGAAATGTCAAGAGAGTAAACCAGGATTGCAGCACTATTGGGACTCAGTGAAGGGCTGAGGCAGATGATGTTCGCCATCTCAGTCTGGCCGTTGGACTGAGGATGGTACCCTGATGATGGGCTTACAGTAGCTCCCAGTGATTTGCAAAAAACCCTCCAAGTCGCTGTTGACCTCTGTTGGACACCACATCCAGGGGAATGCCAAGATGAACAACATGCTGTACCAGCAGTTTAGCAGTCTCTAAGGAGGAAGGAAGGTTGCGAAGCGGGATGAAgtgtgtaaattaaaaaaatctgtcAATGATAGTAAGAACTGTTGTGAAGCGCCTTGAGGCCAGTAGTCCAGTTACAAAGTCCATAGCTATGTGGGATCACGGACGAGATGGGATGCAATAGTTTCCTAGACGTAGGAATAGGATCTCGCCTTAATCTTGGCGGGATCGGGCCTGAGTTggcccccctccacaataaacCCCAAAAACGGTACTAAAGATACATGTAATGTACATTTTTGAGCTTTAACAAATAATCAATTTGCTAACAATCTTTGAAGGACCAATTGTACATGCTGACGGTGTGACTGGATGGGTGGGGAGAAAATATGATTTTCGTCaagataaacaaaaacacttgttcacgagtgagggaagagtggatcgtgagatcgacaggcggatcggtgcggcgtcttcagtaatgcggacgctgtatcaatccgttgtggtgaagaaggagctgagccggaaggcaaagctctcaatttaccggtcgatctacgttcccatcctcacctatggtcatgagctttgggttatgaccgaaaggacaagatcacgggtacaagcggccgaaatgagtttcctccgccgggtggcggggctctcccttagagatagggtgagaagctctgccatccggggggagctcaaagtaaagccgctgctcctccacatcgagaggagccagatgaggtggttcgggcatctggtcaggatgccacccgaacgcctctctagggaggtgtttagggcacgtccgaccggtaggaggccacggggaagacccaggacacgttgggaagactatgtctcccggctggcctgggaacgcctcgggatcccccgggaagagctggacgaagtggctggggagagggaagtctgggtttccctgcttaggttgctgcccccgcgacccaacctcggataagcggaagaagatggatggatggatggatggataaacaaaaacaaacctgCCAATCATATTACGCAACACATCGTTAATAAGACTCAAAAAAAAGCTGTGGCTTTGGTAAGGCCAAATGGCATGACACAATACTCAAAATGGCCTAATGGGGAATTAAAAGCTGTTTTCCATTAATCATCTGTACGAACATGCACCAGGTAATAGGCATAGCGTAGGTCTAATTTAGAGAAGATGACGGCATTGTGAAGTGGAGTGAAGGCCGAGTCAAGAAGGGGAAGAGGGTATTCGTTTCTGACAGTAATCTTGTTAAGAGCGCAGAAATCAATACAAGGACAAGTGAGCCATCGtttttcttgacaaaaaaaaaatcctgccacTACCGGAGCGGACAAGGGCTATATGTGCCCTGTGACAagtgaacatacttgccaaccttgagacctccgatttcgggaggtggggtgggggggttgggtggggcggggggcgtggttaagaggggaggagtatatttacagctagaattcaccaagtcaagtatttcatatatacagtatatacatatatatatatatatatatatatatatatatatatatatatatatatatatatatatatatatatatatatatatatatatatatatatactgtatatatatatatatgaaatacttgagttatatatatatatatatacatatatatatatatatatatatacatatatatatatataactcaagtatttcatatatatatatatacagtatatatatatatatgtatatatatatatatatatatacagtatatatatatgtatatatatatatatatatgtatatatatatatatatatatatacagtatatatatatatatatatatatatatatatatatatatatatatatatatatatacagtatatatatatatatatattttattatatatgtatatatataaataaaataaatacttgaatttcagtgttcatttatttaccggtacacttatacacatataacactcatctactcattgttgtacttgaaagactTGATCAaatagtaatgaaaacacagttgttctactaactgtactgtgcttgctgcttactaaaaaaaaacaacaacacttacctttcactatttgagtagcctttgttttgccatttgcgtactggcgagcgatctctgaatccaggaaatatccttcacagatttgttgtagacatccacaaatgagaacgggatgttgcttccagctgtcagcatagccatctttgtctcggcataaatTACACCCTCGGGACTCCATTTaacgaggtggcccataatactgggctgggacaggtgctgcgttgccgccgctttgtgcttcgctgaccgttcatgactgagtatatccgttcggccaccgtgttcaatggagaagtctgatctacaaaatttacaggcagcataccccttccccttcgaactgtcctggataaactgaaattcttgtttccattcgttttggaacttacaagcgtatttcttcatcttacatgTCGTCGgggtcgccatggctgtatcttcctcattCTTCTGTTTGAAGTACATGAAGCAAATTATATTCTTTCGGTACAGATGACAGGTCCGGTGAAACTGGGCGAGGTAACAAGGCTGATCGCAAATCGTGAGAATGACAAAAAGGGCTCCGGTTTGTGATTTTTAGCAATGACCAATCGATAATAGAACTATGACGTGGAAACCAGGTGAGACCAAGAACCACCGGAGACGAGCGAGACGGTATAACAAAAAAGCTGATAGTTTCCTGATGATTCCCAGCCAGAAGGAGGGATCCTGCCTGTGTCTGTCAGGTAATATTAGCTAGGTGCCCCCGTTAAAGGGAGCAAACAATTTTATGAGAAGCTAATCGAAACAGTGGGAATCTTAAAACGTCACAGTCAAAGAAGTTGTCGTCCTCCCCTGAGTCAATGAAGGCATAAAATGGGTAACGCCTCCCCAGATCAAGAAAGCGTAACTTCTAGTTGGAGACGTCCGACCACAGGAGAGGCAAACAAACTCCTCAAATGGATGTCGCCCGTTGATGAACGGTGTGGTTCGGCTTGCCGAAGTAAAGACACAACTTGAGACGCAGCCTCCGAGACCTCTCCTCTGTGGAAAGACTCCCAGCTGCATAGGTTCGACATCACAGGAAAGGTCTGATGCCGCCCTCTGGACACCGGATAGAGGCATGAGCAGCGCCAGAAGAGCATCTGGTGGAGGTGGACGAGACGGAAGAGGATGTGAAGGTAGTGCCACCCTTTGTTGATTCTCCCGTTCCCGCAGGCCTCCGTCCAGTCTGATGGTCAGGGCGATCAGCTCCTCCAAAGTCTTTGTCTCATCCCGAGTAGCTAACTCGTCCTGCAGACGGGAGCTGAGACTGCTCAAAAAGCTGCAGCGCGGGGCCTTCTCGTCCTAATGcgtaagggacggcgtggcgaagttggtagagtggccgtgccagcaatcggatggttgctggttactggggttcaatccccaccttctaccatcctagtcacgtccgttgtgtccttgggcaagacacttcacccttgctcctgatgggtgctggtagcgccttgcatggcagctccctccatcagtgtgtgaatgtgtgtgtgaatggggaaatactgtcaaagcgctttgagtaccttgaaggtagaaaagcgctatacaagtataacccatttatcattttataaggtaatggagTGGTCTGTCACTGACGCCGCCCCTTGGCGAATGGAGAGGAGACGAAGATCGGCCTCCCGTTCTCTCATCAGTTGGTCAAAAACCTCTCTCATCTGCGTGAGGAACAGGGATAAGTCCTCCCGCATCGCCAGCTGGCAGCGCGGCCAGAAAGGAGGCTCAGCACTTGCTGTATGCCACTCGAGCAGAGTGTATGAGGTAGGTAGTGGCTTGCTGAGAAAAAACCAAGTGAGCATTGGTGAATAAACAGTCCACAAAGTCCAAAATCTCCACCAAATCTGGCGGAAGGAGGAATGTTGGGTTCCCGTAGGGGAAAATTAGGCTGGGGAAGCATGGGCGTGACTGCTGTTGCCGTTCGAGCCTGCTCTTCATGAGTGTGGCGAGCATGAAGCTCTTTTAGCAGTCTGACCATCTCGTCCAATATCTGCTCATGACGAGAAATTGTTTGTCTGTGAGCCCGGAGCGTACAAATAATCTCCTTCTGTTTTGTGGAATCCATATTACTGACTGGCTGATTTCTGTCACGCTTGGTGATACTCTGTAAGAGGCTATCAGATCCCAAGATGCAGAACACAAGCAGGAATAAGAACAAAAAGTGTCTTTATTGCTCAAGACAGGGATAAAGAGCAACACTTAAGTAAATAAAAAACTACGGTACATAAAAACAGGAACAAAAAATTGCACCGCAAAAAATACTGCAACAGGTAAAATATGATAATCAAGAACCGAGTGGCTACCTGAGCCAGGAGGAAGACTATACAGGGCACGAAGGTGAAAGGTCGACAGGAACTGGAATTGAGGAGAAGAATCCAGAGCATGAATCTGAGGTCCTGTGTCACGAAGAGTAATCAGCCAGTGCCTTCCTGCCCGTACAGGTGTGATTAAATAGGCCTGTTAATTACGCACACCTGCAGCACCCCCTGTTAATTAAGGCCTGCTCAGGGAGTGGTTAGGTCTGTAACACAAAACAAAGGGGCGGTAACAAAGAAAAACACAAGACTCAAAGGAAAAACCAATGAACTGCTCCAAACACTGAACACCTAAATGGTCTTACCGCCCAAACAAAAAGTGACAAACAAGTGGATGTAATTGCTGTCACAATAGCGTTTGACAGAGTGACACCTGAGCGTCAGACCAATTCCAAAATATGAACTTTGAAGTGGGTGGGAAAGTCAATATATTGTTTGATATCAAAACATTAATTATTTTGTAAGTGAATGATTAGTGATGTACATATGAATATTTTAATCACCTTGCGAACTGTACTTACCGAATAACCTTACAATGTGGTATATTTGGTCGAGGTCTGAATCTCCAGGAAAGAGAGGCTGGCCTGTCAGCATCTCGACGAGCAAGCAGCCCGCAGCCCACACATCTACTGGTCTGCACACAACACAAATGTCAAAAACTCCATTCACGATCAGCCTCCATGTATACACACTATCACATACTTGCTGTACTTGGTGTCCCCCACCAGCAGTTCAGGGGCTCGGTACCAACGCGTGGCCACGTAGTCAGTGTAGGCTGTGCCCCTGGTAGGGGAGGCCACGGTGCGCGCCAGGCCAAAGTCGCACAATTTGACAACACCTCCCCTAGAGATAAGAACATTCTCAGGTTTGATGTCACGGTGGATGACCTGCGGAGGAATTGAAGTAGAACTTTATCAGATGTTACCGCATTGGGACTCATTCTTTTCATTGTCTCACATTCTGCTGGTGGCAGAAGGCGACTCCCCTGAGGACCTGAAAGAAGCACTGCCGGCAGGTGTTCAGGTCCAGTCCGAGGATATTTTGCTCCAAATAATCCAGGAGAGTTCGCTCAACAAACTCAAAGACCAGATACCAGTGGCGGCGACGCTGCCAGACGTCTAGAAGATTTACCAGGTTGTCGTGGTGTAGTTTCTTAATGACGACAATAGACAAGGAACTATTGTTATACTCTACGAACGATTGGAAAGTTAGATGGACAGTTACCCTGAGCAGCTGGATCTCCCTCTGAGCGATCTTCCTCACTGCAATGTCCTCATCAGAGTCCAGGAACTTTTTGATGGCAACCAGGCGGCCTGAGATGCGATGGCGGCACTTGAGCACCGTGCCATAACTGCCCTTCCCGACCAGACCTAGAAATTCATAACGCTCCATGTCACCCTGAAGATAAACGGACCAAGTGTTGTTAAATTACCTTGATGGTAAGCAGACGcttgcagaagcttgtggatggctaccaaaagcgccttattgcagtgaaacttgccaagggacatgtaacc includes these proteins:
- the LOC133662117 gene encoding cyclin-dependent kinase-like 2 isoform X2, whose amino-acid sequence is MIKFTSKRYTKRRGASGVVLLLLPQRAGAGGDMERYEFLGLVGKGSYGTVLKCRHRISGRLVAIKKFLDSDEDIAVRKIAQREIQLLRKLHHDNLVNLLDVWQRRRHWYLVFEFVERTLLDYLEQNILGLDLNTCRQCFFQVLRGVAFCHQQNVIHRDIKPENVLISRGGVVKLCDFGLARTVASPTRGTAYTDYVATRWYRAPELLVGDTKYSKPVDVWAAGCLLVEMLTGQPLFPGDSDLDQIYHIVRLFDDLTAHHQELFHKNPTFSGVSLPEHFSRMPLEQHFPLVSSKALNLAQECLQMDPEKRARCSELLGHSVFTHDDFHVRFLDELRASIHKQHRENSILPKISKASKQERDQVDDQSRRGKYSKKTIKDVQDKKKIRKEDEKVVKTKGKQHSKQYGTIQNTLEPNATKAPKILGSRSMDNGVKMAATMKNRAGHNSVLKSKDHIRASGVTKTFDLSSNQTNTASNVVPTSNQHTASSNGISKTLTVCPKVTKDDPEPAKPPSAKPSQNVCRLLRCLSPTTEFMEEYSIDKTVRQQNLLTKAAQSHLQAPQTPIIPQPVNILLNEDPKAMLMETEKTIAGSEKENSSRFWAGQARKTNRSFPEIRDYSKANACTILDPLSVTVTPDPRSSTQSFALYSNIDNAQLRVAKLVEWLCQQSECCWLLGFNSHLLPS
- the LOC133662117 gene encoding cyclin-dependent kinase-like 2 isoform X1, with product MGNVGQGDMERYEFLGLVGKGSYGTVLKCRHRISGRLVAIKKFLDSDEDIAVRKIAQREIQLLRKLHHDNLVNLLDVWQRRRHWYLVFEFVERTLLDYLEQNILGLDLNTCRQCFFQVLRGVAFCHQQNVIHRDIKPENVLISRGGVVKLCDFGLARTVASPTRGTAYTDYVATRWYRAPELLVGDTKYSKPVDVWAAGCLLVEMLTGQPLFPGDSDLDQIYHIVRLFGRHWLITLRDTGPQIHALDSSPQFQFLSTFHLRALYSLPPGSDDLTAHHQELFHKNPTFSGVSLPEHFSRMPLEQHFPLVSSKALNLAQECLQMDPEKRARCSELLGHSVFTHDDFHVRFLDELRASIHKQHRENSILPKISKASKQERDQVDDQSRRGKYSKKTIKDVQDKKKIRKEDEKVVKTKGKQHSKQYGTIQNTLEPNATKAPKILGSRSMDNGVKMAATMKNRAGHNSVLKSKDHIRASGVTKTFDLSSNQTNTASNVVPTSNQHTASSNGISKTLTVCPKVTKDDPEPAKPPSAKPSQNVCRLLRCLSPTTEFMEEYSIDKTVRQQNLLTKAAQSHLQAPQTPIIPQPVNILLNEDPKAMLMETEKTIAGSEKENSSRFWAGQARKTNRSFPEIRDYSKANACTILDPLSVTVTPDPRSSTQSFALYSNIDNAQLRVAKLVEWLCQQSECCWLLGFNSHLLPS